A DNA window from Primulina huaijiensis isolate GDHJ02 unplaced genomic scaffold, ASM1229523v2 scaffold5453, whole genome shotgun sequence contains the following coding sequences:
- the LOC140970304 gene encoding protein ENHANCED DISEASE RESISTANCE 2-like: MRPEKVKHKHHHHHRSSTSSAASTTCNFDEWREEAINGGSLKHVDLHNGSNGWASPPGDVFSVRGPNYFTKKGKVPAGEWLLNPAGVDWLRSNAKLDHVLARPDNRVMNALRCSKNYEQSKTFVIAINLQVPGRDHYSAVFYFATKLDESINSNPLLYQFINGTDAFRSSRFKIVNKIVKGPWIVKTAVGNRSACLLGKALNCSYHRGPNYLEIGVDIGSSAIATAILRLALGCVTAVTIDMGFLVEAQTDPELPERLFGAVRICQMEMGSATLVDGATPTSKVLPMSSGGESEIDDDQ; the protein is encoded by the coding sequence ATGCGACCTGAAAAGGTAAAGCATaaacaccaccaccaccaccggtCTTCCACTTCCTCCGCCGCTTCCACTACTTGTAACTTTGATGAATGGAGGGAAGAAGCTATCAACGGCGGATCTTTGAAGCACGTGGACCTACATAATGGGTCCAACGGCTGGGCATCGCCGCCAGGGGATGTCTTCTCTGTGCGCGGGCCTAATTATTTCACCAAGAAAGGAAAAGTCCCCGCCGGAGAGTGGTTGTTGAATCCAGCTGGGGTTGACTGGCTCCGATCCAACGCAAAGCTCGATCATGTCCTGGCCCGGCCCGACAACCGCGTAATGAACGCATTGCGCTGCTCAAAGAATTATGAACAATCGAAAACATTCGTTATCGCGATAAATCTTCAAGTACCCGGCCGCGACCATTACTCCGCCGTTTTTTACTTTGCGACTAAGTTGGATGAGTCGATTAATTCGAATCCACTGCTctatcagttcatcaatggaaCAGACGCGTTTCGCAGCAGCAGGTTTAAGATCGTGAATAAAATCGTCAAAGGTCCATGGATTGTGAAAACTGCCGTGGGAAATCGTTCTGCGTGTTTATTAGGTAAGGCGCTGAATTGTAGCTACCATAGAGGACCAAACTACCTGGAGATTGGTGTGGATATCGGTAGTTCTGCTATTGCTACGGCGATTTTACGGCTTGCATTGGGATGTGTTACGGCTGTGACAATAGATATGGGCTTCTTGGTGGAGGCGCAAACTGATCCGGAGTTGCCGGAGAGATTGTTTGGTGCGGTGAGGATATGCCAAATGGAGATGGGTTCGGCGACTCTTGTTGACGGTGCAACTCCGACGAGTAAGGTTTTGCCCATGAGCAGCGGCGGTGAAAGCGAAATCGACGACGATCAGTAG